A region from the Microcoleus sp. AS-A8 genome encodes:
- a CDS encoding FHA domain-containing protein, with protein sequence MCELTLEWLQAGQLRRETIRHPQLSKSPGTVRIGRNPEECDIILTDPTVSGLHVEIFFNPSSQTFCLRNLRHTNPPVVDDRQIVAAEVPLRQGSIIALGQLELKVVEISLEKPNNGIPPTILLPPQPPAAANQPAPGTVSYGLECPKCHRVSPYERLEWGCQWCGTSLAAATSVLMSPNSN encoded by the coding sequence ATGTGTGAATTAACTTTAGAGTGGCTCCAAGCTGGTCAGCTCAGACGAGAAACAATTCGTCACCCACAGCTTAGTAAGTCTCCGGGAACGGTTCGGATTGGTCGTAATCCAGAGGAGTGCGACATCATTTTGACTGACCCCACTGTCTCAGGGTTGCATGTTGAGATTTTTTTTAATCCTTCATCCCAAACCTTTTGCCTGCGGAACCTCCGTCATACGAATCCCCCAGTTGTAGATGACAGGCAAATTGTCGCCGCGGAGGTACCTTTAAGGCAGGGTAGCATCATTGCGTTGGGACAACTCGAACTCAAAGTCGTTGAGATTTCTCTTGAGAAACCTAACAACGGGATTCCGCCAACCATTCTACTTCCGCCCCAACCTCCAGCAGCCGCCAATCAACCTGCACCGGGTACTGTCTCCTATGGTTTGGAGTGCCCCAAATGCCATCGAGTTTCTCCTTATGAACGATTGGAGTGGGGGTGTCAATGGTGTGGCACCTCTTTGGCAGCAGCGACTAGTGTTTTAATGTCGCCCAATAGTAATTAG